The Lates calcarifer isolate ASB-BC8 linkage group LG19, TLL_Latcal_v3, whole genome shotgun sequence genomic interval CTAAAACCCCCAAATTACCCTGGCTCAGTATGTGTCATTACGATGAGGCCACTTAAGGCTAATTTAGGCAGAGAAAGTGACGCCTCTCTGGTTTATTTCCAGTATTTACAACATCCCAGCTGACAACAGCGTGGGAGTTATAAATACATAGCTGTTAATTCAGAATATTAAAGTCAAGCTGAAAAGTGTGACTGGGTTTTCCATTAACGGGAGGGTTTATTGGGAGTGGGTGTCAGTTTCCTGTAAATTTAAACAAGAAACAattttgaaataattaatttataCAGGAGCTGCTGATGTCAGACTGTGTCACcacaacacaaaaccacacagcaTCTTCGCAGACACCATGTAATACCATGTGTTGTTGTGAGAggtattaaaatgtgatgtgcTGTCATTCAGGCTATGGCCATGCGGCGCCCAGCACCGACTCAGGGAAAGTGTTCTGCATGTTCTATGCCCTCCTGGGGATCCCTCTCACCCTGGTCATGTTCCAGAGCCTGGGCGAGCGGATCAACACGTTCGTCAGGTATCTGCTGCACCAAGCCAAGAAGTGCCTGGGAATGCGTCAGACCGAGGTCTCCATGGCAAACATGGTGACGGTGGGCTTCTTCTCTTGCATGAGCACTCTGTGTGTGGGGGCTGTGGCGTTCTCCCACTGTGAGGGATGGAGCTTCCTCCACGCGTTCTACTACTGCTTCATCACGCTTACTACTATCGGGTTTGGAGACTACGTGGCTCTGCAGAAGGACGACGCACTGCAGAACGACCCGCGGTACGTGGCCTTCTGCTTTGTTTACATCCTGATGGGCCTGACGGTGATTGGAGCGTTCCTGAACCTGGTGGTGCTTCGTTTCCTGACCATGAACACTGAGGACGAGCGCAGGGACGCCAAACAGAAGGCCTTGATGTCCGTCACTAAGTCCAGAGGAGAGGTGGCTCGTCTAATACCCGTCTCCGCCTCGACTTCCTCCACACCTGTAGCAGATGACACTACAAAGGCTAAAGATTTAAAAGGTGTCTACACTGAGGTGCTTCACTTCCAGACTATATGCTCCTGCTTGTGGTACAGGAGCAAGGAGAAGCTGCAGGGCTCCATACCCACCATGGTCCCTCAGGAGCTGACGTTCTCCGATGCCTACTTGCAGCAGAACAGTAACTGCCCTCACTACATGGAGCCTGGATCAACAGGCTGCGTTTGCAGTCCACGTCAGTGCACGAGCATAAGCTCCATAACAACGGGCCTACACATTCTCTCTCCGTTCAGGGTGTTTAAGAGACGCAGCTCCGTCTAGCCTTTCAACACAGCAGATTTCAGTACAGCACAATACGTCCATACTGCCAAGTGGACAACAGATACTTGGCAGTCCTCACAGCAAAGACATGACTGCAAGTAGATGTTTTGTGGTGCTATAATCCCAGTAAACCAACAGTAGGACACGCAAAAAGGGAaaagcacatacagtactgtaaaCAGCAAAACCTTACTCAAATATGTATTTGAGAAAGCACAGCACCTAATGTTTTGACTTGTCTTATTCAGGGGCGTCCTGTGTGCTTTGCAGAGTCATGTAGGCATGTAGGACGTCGTCTGAGTCActacacatgaacacatgaacacatgaacacGCTGCAGTACATGTGACGTGACATGTACGCAGAACAGGTGCTGTAGGAGGCGCGTTAGGTTGAGTAGATTGAGCAACAGCACAatacaaaataactgaaacatcTTGCACAGCTCCGCAGTAAGTTCCAATATTTCTGTTAATAATCTCAGAGATTAGGGTTGGTTTCCTAAAGTTGTAAATTTTAGTGTTGTATGTCAGTCATTTTCCTTATGTCTTGACAGCTTTCTGTCCTCATATAAACTGCCTTATGTCGCCCGAAAGATTTATGTAAACACATCGTGATTGTCAGAACTTTACTGAAGCTGACGCATACTCATAACTTCATATGACTCACACGTGTAGTTGCCTCTGTTATTGTGATTTTCAGAGCTCTCTGCCCAAACTGCTGGTGCATCAGTCACAAACACTGCTGAATTATGTAACGTCTCAAGTGGATAAGTTCAAAAAACCACGATGACATACCCCAAACGTGGTAATACTGCATTAGcaagggaggacagaaaccacAAGTAGACACTCACCAGCACAGCACTGACTGAAACACACTTATCTGGATTTGTGTAACGACACTACAGagcactgctttaaaaatgaccaTCCGGTTAAATCAACAACTCTGACGgtctcaacaaaaactgaacatgaacatgatgaGCTACGCCAGCCTAAAATTTACTGCACGGTTACTGTACTGTAAGGTGTTTCTGTTACTTTGTCCACCCCTGTAGCTGCTGGTTGGTTATGTTATTAGTCTCTGTTTGGCACTACTGGGTCCAGATGTCAGTCCAGAGCAGGTACTGGTCTGCATCATGGAGTTTACAGTGAGATGTTTTTCATATCAGTCCTTCAGCAAACAGAGCAGATATACACACTAACCATTCAGGTACTTGTGTAATGTGATTTTGTGGGATTGAGTATAAATAGCACGCCGCTTTCCAGTCATGTTTCATGTATTTCATGTGTCATGTCTacacattttaagctttttgcACATCATTTTAGTCAGCAGTTAGGGGGGAAGGTTAGTTAGGTAGGTATCTGGCatgaaatgacacatgaaaagcaaaaagaCATAGTGATAACACAtgaaatgacaggaaattggcATGTTTTCTCATATGCCATTTGGTGATATCAGACTGACTTGCAAGATAAAGTTATCACACTAgtaaagacacagtgaaagattttagaaaatacacttttttgtttttttgcagtgagTTAGATAAGAAAATCAATTCTAGGAGGAGGTGGTTAGCCTAGTTTAACATTaagactgtaaacaaacaaccCTGGCTCTGTCTGGAGTTCATAAACCCACCTACTAACACCCCTAAAATTCACTCATTAATAGACAGTTTGtctaaaggaatagtttgacatttagtgatgcttatttgcttttctgCCAAGTGAGAAGATCAATGCTTCTGTCATGTGtatatgttaaatatgaagctacaaccagcagctggttagcttagcttcacataaacatttaaataaatgagtgaACTAAACTTATTTTAGAAATATTCTTCTAAATCCCTCTGACTGGCCTCCTGCTCTTTGTagacagatgaaaatgaattcTGAAAATGTCTATCAAAGTACATGGTTGGGGTGTGACTCTGCTATATTTCTCTCCAGTCTGCTCTTTTTGACCTGAAGGACTGTGCGGCTTCACAACTCTCATTGACTACTAAACAAAAGGCATCACATATGAAGCGTGCAGAGCTGTCCAAATCACATCTGGATCAAACAGTAGATGCTAACTATTTTTAGTAGCAGTCTGCAGTGGCAGATGGGAGGGGGTTTTCTGTGTTTGGACAAAGGATAATGAGTTGGTTGTCAGTCGCAGTCAATTATGCCACAATAGACTGAGTCTGTGTGATTGATGGAAAAGTAGAAATCCACCCTCAGATACTATCTCTTGTATTTCTGGACCTGTtgtttggttgtgtgttttttctgtgggCGACGTGATGTCACGTTAAGTTTATTTCAGGCAGCTACAACAGAGTTTTAATCCCCAAAgatgtttgatttatttcaaaCTCTCACAGAAAGTGACAGGTTTTTGCGTCAAATCAGAAAGGAAGACAGGAAGGGCTTCTGCTCTTTGATTTGCAGGgatttgattcattttgaaaCACAACGGTTCAACAATCTTACAGAAAGAAATCCAGCATAAAGCGGGCAGAATTACACCAGCAGCTGCCTCAATTGACCAGAAAGCAATACAGCCACAAAATGTCTGTGTTATAAAGCACAcaactaatgatttttttcattattgattaatctgccaaaTATTtacaatacttgagtaaatgtatttagttataCTCCACCTCTGTCACCACCTGAGGAAACCGTACATGAGCCAGGGTGACAGgaaaatgaattttattttaagattttatcTCAAGATCACTCTTGAAATAAATCCAATATCACAGATCAGTGATATTCTGATTATTTGAaggtggtttttttttcttctgacttTCTGCCATTTATTGTTTTGCCTTGTGGGGAGAAATCCCACCTAtgtaagtgtcaaaaaaaaaaaaattgcaaataCTATTTGATCTACGTAGGGTCTGGTGTCTGTTAAGAAACTTATCTCATCTGTTCTAACAAAATGGACTTGTACCTTACCAAAAGACATAAGTTGCACATGATAATGGAAGAAAAATGATGATTATGATTCTTTCTGATGATGACTTGCTTTTAATAATAAGTGACAATAACTGTATATTTTCTGCAAGTACTGTATTAGTTTTAAAGTAGGACTACATCATGTTGCACTAGCATAAACAGGTAGTACTTGAACACTCACAGAGTACTTGAAAATAATAAGAACATTTTTTATCACAACTTGCCAAGGGATATATGTACAGTTGAGACTATGGCAAGATAAAGTCATGCACATCGTATGTACTTCAAAACAATATTGTCCGATTTTGGCCGAGTTTAGAAAAgaacatgcacagaaaacattaaaaacacgGATAAATAAGTAAGCCTGTTTTTGAGTTTTACTGACGAGCTTCGCCACCTTAAATGATTTCTAATTTACAGAAAGGACTTGTgacatgtatttctgtaaatgatATAAGTCATATAAGCTGTAGTCATGTGATTCTACCACCTCCGTGCTGTTTATCAACATGTGCTGTGTGAGAAAAGCCTGCTGAATGTATAGAAACGGCCGTTTCGGTCCAGATGGTGTCCCCCTGGGAATTCTGACTGAAGTCCAGTTCCGGACAACCTACAGCAGGTTAGTCACGAGCTGAAGTATGGCGTTGTATCGTTATGTCATGGTTTGAGGCaggatgtactgtatatttgttatatttaacTTATCAACGTGTGGTACAGTGAACggggggtggacaaaataacagaaacactcaATTTCACAGCAGTAAAACGAAGAAGAAAGTCTTAACAACATACCATAATATTGGGTTTTTGTTAAGACTTCTAGAGGTGTTGATTCATTTGGTTGTCTGGTAACTCTATATTTTGTGGGTCCATAAtatcaaaataattttcaatGATTTTTTCCTGGAAAGAATGATGTAATTTAGCTCTAACTCTAGAGAAATGTTGATTGAATGGTGATTAACTTGGGTGTAAATTGAGGTTTTCTCTATAATTAGTACCATTTTACAAAGTTCTTTCCAGGACATTCCTATTCAGACATTATGGATCCACACAATAAAGAGTTCACTAAAACTAAggcagtctaatacaacagttcTGCATTAAATCCTCCATTCACAATAATTATaatgatcagtttttatttgtttaaagaGGCACTGATTCAATTCCTGgttattttggaggctgtagttcATGGTGCTGCTGAACTGTACATCGTTACACTGAGAGGTGTTCTATATTTGTTCATCACGTTTATATCAGTGAGGTTCAACTAAATGATCTTAAAGGTACATTAGTAACACATGGACACTGAATTAGCTGAGGAACGGACGTCACCAGAACTGAAACTTATTAAGCTAATTGGcatttactgtttaaaaatgcTGCTATTTTGTCCACTCCTTGTATAACATGTCTGTCCTTGCATTTTTTCACATGGACCATGTCtggttttgtttgctttgtaagTTTCATGTCTGTCTTAAAGTGCGACAGGTTTGGAGATCACACATGCTCTTAATGTTTCTTATCAAGTCTAGTCTTAATCAAAGCCCAGGTAGTCTCTCAGACGGTTGATCAGTCCAACAGAATAAGATGCTGTATGTAATAGCGTTACAGTAAGTTTGTGCTGGATAGAAGCATGATGAACATCATCATCCAACACCTGTTCTTCACCTGATCTGACTCCTCAGACTACTGCCTCTTccccaagatgaagaaggagctcagtgggCGCCATTTTGACTGTGACAATGCTGCAGTGGCCCATCtcagacagactcagactgtcTACCTAAGGCCATGAACTCATCAGTCTCGCCTCGTATGCTCTGTATTGTGGGTTCCCAacatttttggcttgtgacccctCAAAACCAGGGAACGCTCCCTAATCTTTAGTGGTTGCAATTAACCTTATACTCTGATACTGATATAGTTTGGGAGCCACTCCTCTTAATTACCATATATGAAAGTAGTTCTGCAGGAAATGGCATCAATAAAGTGAATGACGAGCTGAGGATCAGGAAAAATCTTGTCCTCTGTTGTGTGCGCTAAGAAGAGAATTATAACATCACAGTGTCAGTGGCTGAGAATAGAGCAATTAGGACTGTATCTCGTTATCAAAATTTGCTTGCCACTACAACGTCGAACCAGCTTGTAAGGCCTGGCTTTGTGCCTGTGAGTCTGCCTTCAGCCATTAGATGTGcacagaaaagcaacagaaggAGTATCCATTCGACAAATCCCTGTATTGACCCCCCGTGGCTGGAGCATCTGCTGTTTTCTACTTTGGCCATAGACCTGAGTATCtatgtcaaagacaaaaatagTTCCTCTGAGAAGGTCAGCTATGACATTACGTCACTtggtttcttctctgtttttggaAAAATTCCTGGGCAGGTTAAGACTGAAGGTGTCTGTCACATATTAATGCCAATTTGTACTCAGTGTTAAAGTGCACTTGTGTATTTGTTATGTGTGTGCTACAGAGATCTTCTCCATcactttatttaattcatttaactGAACTTAACATAATTAACTAACTACATGCAAATTTGTTCCCCAGAGGTTAGAAGACTTTGAAAAAACGTAGCACATCAAATACATGTTTAACTGTGTTTATGGTTCAATGTGGACACAGTCAGCCTGAGGCGTTAAAGTGAACTTGTACTGGAGCACTGATCATGCCTTTAGCTTATTGTTTTAAAAGGAGGCACTTCCACAGCTGCTTTGCACAAGAGTGCACGCACATGAGTGAGTTCTGGGATTTGGGGGCacaatgattaataaataatcatCATTGTCTGACCAACAGACAAAAACCATAATCAGATTTGCTGTTATAGAAAACTGAGCTGCTACCTGTGCGTTTTAAAGACTTAAATGATTAACCAACTACTTTTCTGATCGATTCATTCATCATGTCAGCGTCAGTGTACTGGTTGGTGTCTTCGTACTGTCGTATGCTGTGACTTCCATGCATAGTGAGGTCCAAGAGGGGCCTTACCCACCGTCCCCCCTTTGGCCTCCTAACCTATGAGACCCAAGCGGCGGAGGCGTGTTTCTGTTGACCGAGCGTCAGTGAACGTTACACATGGAGCCCACTGTCGCTCCAGCCAAAGTTCAGTGTCAAAGTAAATCTCCAAGCCTCCAAAATGGACCTGAAGGAGCTGGTTGTGAGCACGTTGGCCCAGAATAAGAAGGCCGCTCTCCTGATCGGCGGGGCGGGCGTTGCTGTTCTGGGACTCGGGCTCGGATATAAATACCTGCGAAAGCCAGAAAAAGTTGTTCGTGTAGGCGTTGTGTCGCAGCTCCTCATTCACCCTCTGAAGTCTGGCAAAGCGGTGTCTGTGGCTCTCGCAGAATGCCAGAAAATCGGTTTGAGGTTCGGAGAACTGCAGGATCGGTGAGTGTTGTGCACAAAGGgtttaaagttttaaatgttCAGAGTGCAGCTGTTCACCTGTCAGGTGTTCACTGACCTGCTCAGACAGAAACACGCGAATCTGCATCGTATGGTCAGAATTACGGTGCCTCCACCCCACTACATTTAACAGCTAGAGTTATTTAAAATCAGGCAAATTTAGCACCACCTCAACCAGCTTCAGTAAAGTGCTTTTTACATCCCATTTTAATCCACGAATGTAGCCTAATATATTTTAGCTGGAGCCCCAGAGGTCCCAGAAgtagtatatatatttttattattatttatttaggaAAAAAAGTTAAGTGTATATCTACTTCAATTCACTCAATGGCACAAATGGAAGCAATGTGCAACAGTATGAcgctcactgactgactgaatttgGTTTTGTATGGTAATCTTCCTTCATTGTGTCTCGTTATTTCTGAACTGTTACGGAGGTTTTGACAAAGACTTGACATGAGTCTGAATTGCCAAATTTTATTGCAGTTGCCCACTGGATCGTGCGTCAAATATGTGATGTAAAATCcaggaaaaacaataaaatggcGGGAGCTGATGAGAacatttgtgaatgtttatacTGCTGTTGCATAACACTGCAGAGTTGGTTTAAATCTTCAGAGAAACATGTTTTGCATATGATTCCCAGATCAACTAACCAgttggttaaaaataaaatgtgatgtaaatATGGGATTTCTGCATGAGTCAGCAGTACCACTGTATCCATGGTAACCTGTGATGTTATCAGTCCtgtcttccctttcctgtaaCTTTACCTCTGAGGGCTCAGAGTGCAGGTGCAAGTACCTGGACACTGGAGTTCAGCCAGGGATACCAAATGGTGCAACTGGGAGAAAtccactgttgtgtttgttttgttttgcagacacTGGCTGGTGGTGACAGAGGACGGTCACATGGTGACGGGCAGACAGGAGCCTCGTCTGGTGTTGGTGTCGCTGACCTGCGAGGGAGGTCGGGTTTGTTTGAATGGACCAAATATGGAGGAGCTGAGGTTCCCCATCAAACAGCCCGATAACGCCGTCATCGACTGCAGGTCACTGGGGTTTACTTTTGGCAACATAATCCTCTTTGACTGATTCATTAACAGGTTATTTcacctgttgttgttttgatagAGTTAGTACAGTGGATACTGGGGTTATGTGGTATGCAGCTGAATCTTTAGGCTACCATCACATCGGGTTTAATTTTCTGGATGATGGAgttcaattttttttccagtaacTATTTGTCTACAGCTCAATTTAAGATTTAACCAATGGTATCAGGAGTCtgatttaaaatatattcatgACCTGAAGCTCATGAGTCATCTTTGAAAGactgacacaaacagctgaagCTGCCAGGGTGTTAACCTGTTGATTATGTTCCACATCAATCGttagaaaactgtgaaaaatgcctgTGACGTCTTCACTAAGGACATCAGATTCTATAAAAATTGTAGAAACCACTTCACACATGGTAGATTTTAGACCATTTTATACATTGTTTACTTGTGTTCCAActgcttcttgtttttgtgttgcagagTGTTTAGTGCTGACATTCAGGGCCGGGACTGTGGCGACGAAGCGTCTCGCTGGCTCACTCATTATCTGGGGGCAGAGAAAACCTTTCGCTTGGTGCACTTTGAACCTCAGATGAGAGCCAGGAGGCCGGTGGAGAAAGAGCCTCTTTTCCCACAATATGAGGTAGTAATATGCAGCGTGTGGTTGCTTTTT includes:
- the marc1 gene encoding mitochondrial amidoxime-reducing component 1 isoform X1 encodes the protein MDLKELVVSTLAQNKKAALLIGGAGVAVLGLGLGYKYLRKPEKVVRVGVVSQLLIHPLKSGKAVSVALAECQKIGLRFGELQDRHWLVVTEDGHMVTGRQEPRLVLVSLTCEGGRVCLNGPNMEELRFPIKQPDNAVIDCRVFSADIQGRDCGDEASRWLTHYLGAEKTFRLVHFEPQMRARRPVEKEPLFPQYEQVAYPDIGPVMLLSEASVKDLSSKLDKDVTVERFRPNIVISDCEAFDEDSWEEIQIGSVRLQRVMSCGRCIFTTVDPETGIINRKEPLETLKSYRLCKPSEKQIYKSSPLFGQLHTVKKTGILQVGDEVYKISR
- the marc1 gene encoding mitochondrial amidoxime-reducing component 1 isoform X2; protein product: MDLKELVVSTLAQNKKAALLIGGAGVAVLGLGLGYKYLRKPEKVVRVGVVSQLLIHPLKSGKAVSVALAECQKIGLRFGELQDRHWLVVTEDGHMVTGRQEPRLVLVSLTCEGGRVCLNGPNMEELRFPIKQPDNAVIDCRVFSADIQGRDCGDEASRWLTHYLGAEKTFRLVHFEPQMRARRPVEKEPLFPQYEVAYPDIGPVMLLSEASVKDLSSKLDKDVTVERFRPNIVISDCEAFDEDSWEEIQIGSVRLQRVMSCGRCIFTTVDPETGIINRKEPLETLKSYRLCKPSEKQIYKSSPLFGQLHTVKKTGILQVGDEVYKISR
- the kcnk3b gene encoding potassium channel subfamily K member 3; protein product: MKRQNARTLALIISILTYLVVGAAVFETLESKQEKSHKRKLDARKYELMRKYNLTKENFEELEHVVLQLKPHKAGVQWKFAGSFYFAITVITTIGYGHAAPSTDSGKVFCMFYALLGIPLTLVMFQSLGERINTFVRYLLHQAKKCLGMRQTEVSMANMVTVGFFSCMSTLCVGAVAFSHCEGWSFLHAFYYCFITLTTIGFGDYVALQKDDALQNDPRYVAFCFVYILMGLTVIGAFLNLVVLRFLTMNTEDERRDAKQKALMSVTKSRGEVARLIPVSASTSSTPVADDTTKAKDLKGVYTEVLHFQTICSCLWYRSKEKLQGSIPTMVPQELTFSDAYLQQNSNCPHYMEPGSTGCVCSPRQCTSISSITTGLHILSPFRVFKRRSSV